The following coding sequences are from one Nicotiana tomentosiformis chromosome 3, ASM39032v3, whole genome shotgun sequence window:
- the LOC104103404 gene encoding F-box/kelch-repeat protein At3g23880-like: MTTWSLNSLPREIIVDILSRLPVESLMRFKCVSGSWNTLISSCYFRTKHLNIASRNQNLQKLLISQISYKDGEANTSISFSSLSLNIQVVRKLDCPLNYEPKYGRIYCCCDGLFLVGLQNTPKRDPSILLLWNPSTRETIVLPHSDYSTVDRNRYTFGLGFDSSSNDYKVLKVNNEDDTLNEILSVKSGSWRKLANKSCRNNVSCLFMHMDLAFVHGAFHWLGRIQLPEFIVISFNISNETYRDEPLPEPMCLTMTVRESVVSVLKGMLCVYSTYHDGSTFNLWVMKLYGVKESWSKMLTIPAIGVPLTIPKYIFADGEVLLCCEYSERTVFRTSKGPFIEWPDLVRDDINEDSILDVYVYTQSLMSPKAITNKLR, encoded by the exons atgacaacatggagcttaaactcattaccaaga GAAATAATTGTCGATATCCTCAGCAGGTTACCTGTTGAGTCTCTTATGCGATTTAAGTGTGTTTCTGGATCTTGGAATACATTAATCTCATCATGTTACTTTAGGACGAAGCATCTCAATATTGCCAGCAGGAACCAAAACCTTCAAAAATTGCTTATTAGCCAAATATCTTATAAGGATGGTGAAGCTAATACCAgcatctctttttcttctttatcTTTGAATATTCAAGTCGTACGAAAACTTGATTGCCCGTTAAACTATGAACCAAAGTATGGCAGAATATATTGTTGTTGTGATGGCTTGTTTTTAGTCGGGCTTCAGAATACACCTAAGAGAGATCCTTCGATATTATTGCTATGGAATCCCTCCACAAGAGAAACAATAGTACTTCCTCATTCAGATTACTCCACCGTGGACAGAAATAGATACACTTTTGGATTGGGTTTTGACTCAAGTAGTAATGACTATAAGGTCCTTAAGGTTAATAACGAGGATGACACCCTCAATGAAATTCTCTCAGTTAAAAGTGGTTCTTGGAGAAAACTTGCTAATAAAAGCTGTAGAAATAACGTATCATGCTTGTTTATGCATATGGATTTGGCATTTGTACATGGAGCATTTCATTGGCTAGGACGTATTCAGCTCCCAGAGTTTATTGTGATCTCGTTTAATATTTCAAATGAAACGTACAGAGATGAACCGTTGCCAGAGCCAATGTGCTTGACGATGACAGTGAGAGAGTCAGTTGTATCAGTGTTGAAAGGAATGTTATGCGTTTATTCTACTTATCATGACGGGAGCACATTTAATTTATGGGTGATGAAACTTTATGGTGTCAAAGAATCTTGGTCTAAAATGCTTACTATACCTGCTATTGGGGTTCCTTTAACTATACCAAAATACATATTTGCTGATGGTGAAGTGCTACTATGTTGTGAATATTCTGAAAGGACTGTATTTAGGACATCGAAAGGACCATTTATTGAATGGCCCGATCTGGTCCGTGATGACATCAATGAAGATTCCATTCTCGATGTATACGTTTATACCCAGAGCTTGATGTCTCCAAAGGCAATCACTAATAAGCTTCGTTAA